One part of the Sander vitreus isolate 19-12246 chromosome 10, sanVit1, whole genome shotgun sequence genome encodes these proteins:
- the dnajc4 gene encoding dnaJ homolog subfamily C member 4, which translates to MRLDAQLRLCQSCLWGCRSGLRLLSQSYAHRKAVNYYNLLGVKSDASLEEIKNAFFDKSKKLHPDSNPSNPALHSQFVELNEAYRVLSKESSRKEYDFKIRRPYSGGQAFRSASSHTSYRSSTDTQENFRYWEQFRQSQAQEMTAEEWQRRRRRNFRLVSYCFITMVLSVGAHVVFFRKLEEVHNNFMDEKDRVITEIYNESKERARANGFKKQTEILRQKHAEFLEKYKIRKDGEDK; encoded by the exons ATGCGTTTAGACGCTCAGCTGCGTCTCTGTCAGAGTTGTCTTTGGGGCTGCAGGAGCGGGCTGCGCCTGCTCTCCCAGAGCTATGCACACAG AAAAGCTGTGAACTACTACAATCTTCTGGGAGTCAAATCTGATGCCTCCTTGGAGGAaataaaaaatgccttttttgaCAAATCTAAGAAG CTGCACCCAGACAGCAACCCATCCAACCCAGCGCTGCACAGCCAGTTTGTGGAGCTGAACGAGGCCTACCGAGTGCTGAGCAAAGAGTCGAGCAGGAAGGAGTATGACTTCAAAATCAGACGCCCATACAGTGGGGGCCAGGCCTTCAGATCTGCCTCCAGTCACACCAGCTACAGATCTAG TACGGATACCCAGGAGAACTTTCGTTACTGGGAGCAGTTTCGTCAGTCTCAAGCACAGGAGATGACGGCAGAGGagtggcagaggaggaggaggagaaacttCCGCCTGGTGAGCTACTGCTTCATCACGATGGTGCTCAGCGTCGGAGCCCACGTAGTCTTCTTCAG GAAACTGGAAGAAGTTCACAATAACTTTATGGACGAAAAAGATCGAGTCATCACAGAAATTTACAATGAATCCAAAGAGAGGGCCAG GGCCAACGGTTTTAAGAAACAGACTGAAATCCTGCGGCAGAAACATGCTGAGTTTCTGGAGAAATACAAGATCCGCAAGGATGGAGAGGACAAGTAG